AGAAGAGCTGAAATTGATGATTTCCCTCACTAAGCCAGAATACATTATGCCAATTCATGGTGAATATCGTCATCTTAAGGCCTATGCAAAAATAGCGGAATCACTTAAGATAAAACCCTCTAAAATAATCATAGCAGAGAATGGACATATTTTGGAGCTTTCCGGGAAGGGTCTTAAGAAGGTTGGGGAGCTGGATTTACGAAGAATATATGTTGATGGAACAGAGACTGGAGACATTGAGAGTGGGATTATTAAGGATCGGCAGGTGATGGCAAGGGATGGAGTCATTTTTATAACAGTGTTATTATCACATAATAAGCTCAAGATGGACCCCATGGTTGTGGCAAAGGGATTTTCAGGATACAACAAACAGGATATTCTAGAGATAATAGGCATGTGTGTAAAAGAAGAACTTGAAATACTCCTTTACGAGGGTGTTGAGGTTGATAAGATGCCCTGCCTCATGAAAAATAGTGTAATCAATCAGGTGTTCAGATTAACCAGCAGGAGCCCCCTGGTTGAACTTCGGATTATTGAAGATGAACATTCAGAGGGAATATAATATATCCAAATTATACTGCTCTCATCTTTAATTGATTGAGAAGAACCAGTTAGGATCGATCAACTATTTCAAATCCTTTTATCATTCTACCCTTACAATATATATTGGGCAGGGGCCAATATTAACCCTAAGTTGCGATGAGGTTGTGATTGCCTTCTCATCGCCTCCCAGCATATCAAAGACTCTATATTCTCCTGATTCGCAGGGTATTTCCACTGTAATCGGACCCTCAACATTCCATGCAACAATAACTGAAGGTTCTCCTGTAACAGTTGTATCAGGATCAAATGTATAAGCATAATATCCATAGGAATCAGGAAGATCGTTTTCTCCATAACCTCCATCATTTACTGCACCGATTAATTTTGGATTTGGCATAAGGTTAATCATATTATTTACAGCATAAGTTTGTTCCCACCATGAACGATCGTCATTATTAAAAAAACCGCCATTAAAGGTATCTGAATCACTTACGAACATGATATGTGCCCTTTCAACACCTAGCCGCATTGCAATTAAATATAATCTAGATACATATGCAGCCTGCAATCTTTCTGTAACAGATTCATGTTCATCCGCGTCATAATGACCCACATCACGATGCCAGCCAACTTCTGTATACCAGACAGGTTTATCCCCATTTCCAAAATCCTCCATACTTTCCCTAATCTCTGAATGGGAATTTGGAGGGGAATAGCTGTAACTTGAAAGCAGATGCTCAGTATCCGGTGCCACATCATGGGTGTATGGATGAGTAGAAAGAATATCATAGTAATTTGCATGGCCACCATGCTCTACTAAATTTTCATGCACTGACTGAACAAATGATTTCCTCCAACCCTCTCCATCATTATCAGCATTTGCTGCACTCACTCCACATACTCCGGGCGCTACAACCTTAACATCATCCCAAGCAGAATTTGATCTGATATGATTATAAGCTCCAATCAGCAATCTTGCATATAGATCTGCTTTACCCTCCTTATCAAGGCCATCCCAGTATTCCCCGCTTAATAGATAATGAAGATTCGGCTCATTCCAGATCTCCCAATGCAGAATTGGTCTGTATGGCAATTCTGGATATTCATCAAAAAATGTTCCGCCTGGCCCATATCTATTCATCATTACATCAAGAACATCTACATAGCCATCAATAAAAGCTTGATCATCCTCTATATTGAAGAAATCAGGTTCCTCGCCATCCCCATAATCTGCCCTTGTTTTTTTACTCTTTAGCGTATATATCGGTTCATAATTGCCGTTTTCTAATAATCCGACCATTGTTTCATCAAGTGCATCATCTATCTCTAATGTATCAGGATCCATTGCATGATGAAATCCACCAACACGAACCGATTTCCAGCCAACATCATTTATATCATCATATCGATGATACCAATCTCCCCAGCTTGAATACCATGTATATAGTCCATAAACTGGTAGATCCGGCGCAGGTTTATTGATAATGTCATCCAAGGGGGGAAAATTCTGTATAATGCTGGTATCGGTGTCGCCATATCTCTTTTCAATATCCGTTGGTTGGTCAAAATCGCTTCCTGGGGTCTTAGTAGCATCCTTCACTTCATTAGAATATCCTGAATCACCAAGACTGCTAAAGGCTTTAATTCTATAATAATAACTTGTGCCAGCATCCAGGCCACAGTCATTGAAGGAGGTTTCGTCCCTGGCAACTCCAGCGATCTCCCCATAGCCACCTGGAGTGCCGTTATAATCCGGCGCCCTCTCGATTTTAAAACCATCCTCATTGTCCGAGTTGTCCTCCCAACTCAGATCTATCTGGCTACAGGAGATTACCGATACCTGGAGATTTGTGGGTGGTATAGGTGTGGGATTAGATGGATTGACATTATTACATCCAAATATCATGAAAAAGGAGATAACTATAATAATTAATAACAATTTCCAAATCAAAGTACTATATGCTAAATTTTCATTTATTGATTTATTCATTTCAACCCCCATAAAATATTTTAAATTTTATGGATTGGGAGAATCGAACAGGATCAACCTAAACTAATAAAATAGCTTGGAATCTGATTTCAATTTTCAATAATCCCAATCCCCAGCCTCCAAGATGGGCATAAAGCAATAATCCATGATTGGAGGTCTTAATTATTTATGTTATCAACTATTTATTAATCTGCCTCGCTCAATCGGTTATCCTTGCGCATAACCACTCTTGATTATGCTCATGATAGGTAACACTAACATCGAGCCCTTTGTTTTTAAATTATGTTTTATTTGTAATGATTATATCATATTGGATATAATGAAAAATCGTTAAATATAAATCACTGTAGTTGTAATGTCAAGAAAAATTTATGCATATAGAAGTTTCATGAGGAATTTTTTATTTCTAAATTTAGTTATTTACATCAGGATCAATAAATACATAAATTGTCTAAAATTTAGGGCGTTATTCAGGGGGTAACATGAAGAAAATTATATTTGCATTATTAATGATGATTTCATTTATCATCTCGCTTCCATTGTATTCAGCAGAGAAGCTAACTGTGGCTGTTCTTGATTTGACTGCTAAGGGTGTTGACAATAGGATATCCTTCGCTGTTTCAAATATAATCAGATCAGAATTCGTGAACATCGGCAACTTTACTGTTGTTGAGAGATCGCAGATGAAGGCTATTTTGGATGAACAGGCTCTGCAGATGACAGGGTGTACTGATGCTGACTGCGCAGTTGAATTTGGAAAGATCTTATCAGCAAGAAGAATCGTTGTTGGCGAGGTTAATTCAATAGGCAAGTCAATAATAATTACAGCAAGATATATCAATGTTGAATCAGGAGCATCGCTCTTTTCAGCAAAACAGGAGAGCGGGTCTCTGGACGATGTTGCTGATGCCGCATCAGTCCTTGCAAAGGACCTTGCCAGGAGGATTGTATCTGGTGACAAAGAGATAATCACTCCAATAACTCCCCTTGGTTATTATGCAAGATCCAGCGTGCCCGGCTGGGGACAGCTTTTCGTGGGCCAGGATACTAAAGGATACGCATTTATGGGAGGATTTGTCGCAACAGTCGGTTTTGCTGTATATGGATTGATGAATTACAGCTCCAAACAGAGCGATTACGATGATCTGTCCAGAGGCGCCTCAAAGGACACATTCGATAAAAAGTATGACGATGCTGAAAAAGCAGGATACTTGGCAGCAGGCGCAGTAAGTCTTGCCGCTCTGGTATATATTGCCAACTGGGTGGATGTTCTCTTCTTCTCCAAGCCAGACTTTGAAACAGATAAGAGTGTTGATAGCGCAGAAAACAGGATTAAGCTGGATATTGCTTTTACAAACTCTGAGAATATTCCTGCATCTGGCAATCATTCTGTAAATTTAGGTGTATCATTGCGATATTAAGGGGTATAAGAAAGGCACAAAGCTGCAAAGGCACAGAGGCACATAGGGGAAGAGATTTGAATGATGAAAACCTATAGGGATCTCATCGTCGGGCAGAAATCGATGAATTTAGTCACAGTAATTTTGTACATATATAATATTATTTAACTTAATTTTTTAAGCTTCTTCATCCCCTCCCCATTAAATGGGGGGGGTAGGGTGGGGTGAGTTGAAATGAGTAATAATTTAACACTATTAGCAAAAGATTTAAGAAAAAATTCAACAGAAGCTGAAAAATTAGTATGGAAGCATTTAAGAGCAAAACAATTCAATGATTTGAAATTCAGAAGACAACAACCTATTGGAAGATATATTGTCGATTTTGTATGTTTCAGCAAGAGGATAGTAATTGAATTA
The sequence above is drawn from the Spirochaetota bacterium genome and encodes:
- a CDS encoding fibronectin type III domain-containing protein, which codes for MNKSINENLAYSTLIWKLLLIIIVISFFMIFGCNNVNPSNPTPIPPTNLQVSVISCSQIDLSWEDNSDNEDGFKIERAPDYNGTPGGYGEIAGVARDETSFNDCGLDAGTSYYYRIKAFSSLGDSGYSNEVKDATKTPGSDFDQPTDIEKRYGDTDTSIIQNFPPLDDIINKPAPDLPVYGLYTWYSSWGDWYHRYDDINDVGWKSVRVGGFHHAMDPDTLEIDDALDETMVGLLENGNYEPIYTLKSKKTRADYGDGEEPDFFNIEDDQAFIDGYVDVLDVMMNRYGPGGTFFDEYPELPYRPILHWEIWNEPNLHYLLSGEYWDGLDKEGKADLYARLLIGAYNHIRSNSAWDDVKVVAPGVCGVSAANADNDGEGWRKSFVQSVHENLVEHGGHANYYDILSTHPYTHDVAPDTEHLLSSYSYSPPNSHSEIRESMEDFGNGDKPVWYTEVGWHRDVGHYDADEHESVTERLQAAYVSRLYLIAMRLGVERAHIMFVSDSDTFNGGFFNNDDRSWWEQTYAVNNMINLMPNPKLIGAVNDGGYGENDLPDSYGYYAYTFDPDTTVTGEPSVIVAWNVEGPITVEIPCESGEYRVFDMLGGDEKAITTSSQLRVNIGPCPIYIVRVE
- a CDS encoding CsgG/HfaB family protein, with the translated sequence MKKIIFALLMMISFIISLPLYSAEKLTVAVLDLTAKGVDNRISFAVSNIIRSEFVNIGNFTVVERSQMKAILDEQALQMTGCTDADCAVEFGKILSARRIVVGEVNSIGKSIIITARYINVESGASLFSAKQESGSLDDVADAASVLAKDLARRIVSGDKEIITPITPLGYYARSSVPGWGQLFVGQDTKGYAFMGGFVATVGFAVYGLMNYSSKQSDYDDLSRGASKDTFDKKYDDAEKAGYLAAGAVSLAALVYIANWVDVLFFSKPDFETDKSVDSAENRIKLDIAFTNSENIPASGNHSVNLGVSLRY
- a CDS encoding endonuclease domain-containing protein, giving the protein MSNNLTLLAKDLRKNSTEAEKLVWKHLRAKQFNDLKFRRQQPIGRYIVDFVCFSKRIVIELDGGHHLVEKDKDNERDRWLESQGFRVLRFWNNEVFKNIEGVLLEISKYCS